One window of Thermococcus sp. genomic DNA carries:
- a CDS encoding 2-oxoglutarate ferredoxin oxidoreductase subunit delta, whose protein sequence is MADVEGKTVVERSDYLVTGKAEGVVEIDVDTFLCKGCGICLEMCPRKVFEWSKELSEKGVHYPVPVHAEKCVKCKLCELLCPDFAIAVRW, encoded by the coding sequence ATGGCGGATGTCGAAGGGAAAACCGTGGTTGAAAGGTCGGACTACCTCGTTACCGGCAAGGCCGAGGGCGTCGTTGAAATTGATGTGGACACCTTTCTGTGCAAGGGCTGTGGTATCTGCCTTGAAATGTGCCCGAGGAAGGTCTTTGAATGGAGCAAGGAGCTGAGCGAGAAGGGTGTCCACTACCCAGTCCCGGTTCACGCCGAGAAGTGTGTCAAGTGCAAGCTCTGTGAGCTGCTCTGCCCGGATTTCGCGATAGCGGTAAGGTGGTGA